Proteins encoded within one genomic window of Ursus arctos isolate Adak ecotype North America unplaced genomic scaffold, UrsArc2.0 scaffold_7, whole genome shotgun sequence:
- the SPMIP5 gene encoding uncharacterized protein C10orf82 homolog gives MESSKTFMRHLPVTPGYSGFVPYLSCQQATSKDSMSHCLKIFQESTERYKNQMEEFRCSVAAARRLKPVCSEETVLRALYQYDRQYHPLSLECKNMKKPLQEPPIPGWAGYLPRARVTELGCATRYTVMARNCYRDFLGITEQARRAHLKPFEELYGDRATQPSSAASPKVLQHEGPLPKHPDFSIPGGSCLAHGRPLTEDPRPPVTCGCAQRTNMSCNRKIYLEPLSSARYAES, from the exons ATGGAGTCTTCCAAGACCTTCATGAGACATCTGCCAGTCACACCAGGCTACAGTG GCTTCGTGCCCTACCTTAGCTGCCAGCAAGCCACCAGCAAGGACAGCATGTCCCACTGTCTGAAGATCTTCCAGGAGAGCACAGAGCGCTATAAAAACCAGATGGAGGAATTTCGCTGCTCGGTGGCCGCTGCCCGGAGGCTGAAGCCCGTCTGCTCCGAGGAGACCGTCCTGCGGGCGCTGTACCAGTACGATCGACAGTACCACCCCCTGAGTCTGG AATGCAAAAACATGAAGAAACCTCTCCAGGAGCCCCCCATCCCTGGCTGGGCTGGCTACCTCCCGAGAGCCAGGGTCACCGAACTCGGCTGCGCCACGCGGTATACTGTCATGGCCAGAAACTGCTACAGGGACTTCCTGGGCATCACGGAGCAGGCCAGGAGAGCGCACCTGAAGCCGTTTGAGGA ACTATATGGAGACAGGGCCACACAACCTTCTTCTGCCGCTTCCCCAAAAGTGTTGCAGCATGAAGGGCCGCTGCCCAAACATCCGGATTTTTCTATCCCAG GTGGTAGCTGTCTTGCCCATGGAAGACCCCTGACAGAGGACCCCAGACCTCCAGTGACGTGTGGCTGTGCCCAAAGGACAAATATGTCATGCAACAGGAAGATTTATCTCGAGCCACTGTCCTCAGCGAGGTATGCAGAAAGCTGA